One window from the genome of Spirosoma rhododendri encodes:
- the menD gene encoding 2-succinyl-5-enolpyruvyl-6-hydroxy-3-cyclohexene-1-carboxylic-acid synthase — translation MPILQPIIDLAELLVRRGITDVVVSPGSRSAPLTLAVARNPGLRVRVMADERAAGFVALGMAQLSRRPVALICTSGSAVYNLAPAVAEAYFQQVPLLLLTADRPHEWLYQQDGQTIDQAGIYGSHVKRSYDLPADYSQTDTRWAINRSVNEAITLSQLDPPGPVHLNVPVREPFYPTADDVFRPGPVRVIDTMQPPLNLSTHQWRQLLDDWEASERILILVGQQVYNPELNTLLQTISTELNIPVVGEITANLAQNGVFITYTDTVLAGLTAEQAASLRPDLLITLGNSLLTRNLKTFFRQYPADQHWHIQPNPDRISDSFQNLTRLIAMEPVAFLQQLFTDIDYQQFRQGDTDDTEQDIEFLTRWQTADRQAARRVTQVVNQPADPLTDWSAVQRVLEQLPPTTHLQLANSMPVRYANLCGLRADQQISVWANRGVSGIDGCLSTAVGAALQTDKLVTLLIGDVAFFYDRNALWSAPIPVNLRIVLLNNDSGHIFRIIDGPGNQPELEPYFETPHGYTARRTAEDAGLVYHTCTDLHALTTLLPDFFSPSAQAQLLEITTDKFANQEQFNRYRQQLTNS, via the coding sequence ATGCCTATTCTTCAGCCCATAATTGACCTCGCCGAGCTACTGGTCCGGCGCGGTATTACCGATGTTGTTGTGTCGCCTGGTTCGCGGTCGGCTCCCCTGACGTTAGCCGTGGCCCGAAACCCTGGATTGCGGGTTCGGGTGATGGCCGACGAGCGGGCAGCGGGTTTTGTGGCTCTGGGTATGGCGCAGCTGAGTCGCCGGCCGGTCGCGCTGATCTGCACATCGGGCAGCGCGGTGTATAACCTCGCCCCAGCCGTGGCCGAAGCGTATTTTCAACAGGTGCCGCTGCTATTGCTCACCGCCGATCGCCCCCACGAGTGGCTTTACCAGCAGGACGGGCAAACAATCGATCAGGCGGGGATTTACGGGTCGCACGTCAAGCGAAGTTATGACCTCCCTGCTGATTACAGCCAGACCGATACACGCTGGGCCATCAATCGGTCGGTCAACGAAGCCATCACCCTCAGTCAGCTTGATCCACCCGGTCCGGTACACCTGAACGTACCGGTGCGCGAACCGTTTTACCCCACCGCTGACGACGTGTTTCGCCCCGGGCCGGTACGCGTAATTGACACTATGCAACCGCCGTTAAACCTGTCGACGCACCAATGGCGTCAACTCCTCGACGACTGGGAAGCCAGCGAACGGATTCTGATACTGGTTGGCCAGCAGGTGTACAATCCTGAACTGAATACCCTGCTACAAACAATCAGCACTGAGCTAAATATCCCGGTGGTGGGCGAAATAACGGCTAATCTGGCGCAGAATGGCGTATTTATAACCTACACCGATACCGTACTCGCAGGACTGACGGCTGAACAGGCGGCTTCACTCCGCCCCGATCTCCTGATTACACTTGGCAATTCGCTGTTAACCCGTAATCTGAAAACGTTTTTCCGGCAGTACCCCGCCGATCAGCACTGGCACATCCAGCCCAATCCAGATCGGATCAGCGATTCATTCCAGAACCTGACCCGGCTGATCGCAATGGAGCCGGTTGCGTTTCTGCAACAGCTGTTTACTGACATTGACTACCAACAATTCCGGCAGGGCGATACTGACGACACTGAGCAGGATATCGAATTTCTGACCCGCTGGCAAACCGCCGACCGGCAGGCAGCCCGGCGCGTAACGCAGGTTGTAAACCAGCCCGCTGACCCATTAACTGACTGGTCGGCCGTGCAGCGGGTACTGGAACAACTCCCCCCGACCACCCATTTACAATTGGCCAACAGCATGCCGGTGCGCTACGCCAACCTGTGTGGCCTGCGCGCCGATCAGCAGATTTCTGTTTGGGCAAACCGGGGCGTCAGCGGCATCGACGGTTGCCTGAGTACCGCCGTCGGGGCGGCTTTACAAACGGATAAACTCGTTACCCTACTCATCGGCGACGTTGCTTTCTTCTACGACCGGAATGCGTTATGGTCGGCTCCGATACCGGTCAACCTGCGGATCGTGCTGTTAAACAATGATAGTGGGCACATTTTCAGAATTATCGACGGGCCCGGTAATCAGCCCGAGCTGGAGCCTTATTTTGAAACCCCCCACGGGTACACCGCCCGCCGAACAGCCGAAGATGCTGGTCTTGTGTACCATACCTGCACCGATTTACACGCGTTAACAACCCTCCTCCCCGACTTCTTTTCCCCCTCTGCTCAGGCACAATTGCTGGAAATCACGACGGACAAATTTGCCAATCAGGAACAGTTTAACCGCTACAGGCAGCAATTGACCAATTCATAA
- a CDS encoding tetratricopeptide repeat protein, with the protein MTLLTACTDRSDEAAQFFLKGNLQLQKREYREAIRYYTEALEKKPDFADAYNNRGLAKFRNDDAEGALADYTRAIDTDPDFGPAYLNRAEARLETGDAGGSLVDLQRIEKQYADSTFYQLRLGDTHVRLDEPARAQIAYDRALRLDPANVEALTNRGALFFSQKAYEPARQDIQKALQLNPKQDAALNNQSLLLAQAGNYAEALTYVDRALSLRPTQPYYLNNKAYLLLRLNRPAEALPLVEQSIKLADGNAWAHRTLGIYYLNQKEPRRAVAAFRRAEQLDPSVDALYYYIGVAELANGQREAACAAWARGVQAGDPQAKAEQAAQCGK; encoded by the coding sequence ATGACTTTGCTAACCGCCTGTACGGATCGATCCGACGAAGCGGCTCAGTTTTTCCTGAAAGGTAATTTGCAGCTGCAAAAGCGGGAATACCGCGAAGCGATCCGCTACTACACCGAAGCCCTCGAAAAAAAGCCGGACTTTGCCGATGCGTATAATAACCGGGGGCTGGCCAAATTTCGCAACGATGATGCTGAGGGGGCGCTGGCCGACTACACCCGCGCTATCGATACCGACCCTGATTTTGGCCCTGCTTACCTAAACCGTGCCGAAGCCCGGCTCGAAACGGGCGACGCGGGCGGGAGCCTGGTCGATTTGCAGCGTATCGAGAAACAGTATGCCGACTCAACATTTTACCAGCTCCGGCTCGGTGATACGCACGTCAGGCTGGATGAGCCCGCCCGCGCCCAGATCGCCTACGACCGGGCGCTTCGGCTCGACCCGGCCAATGTCGAAGCCCTGACCAATCGGGGGGCCTTGTTTTTCAGTCAGAAAGCGTACGAACCTGCCCGGCAGGATATTCAGAAAGCCCTGCAACTGAACCCGAAGCAGGACGCGGCTCTTAACAATCAGAGTCTGTTGCTGGCACAGGCGGGTAACTACGCCGAAGCGCTGACGTACGTCGACCGGGCGCTGAGTCTGCGGCCGACCCAGCCGTATTACCTCAATAATAAAGCGTACCTGCTGTTGCGGCTCAACCGCCCGGCAGAGGCTTTGCCGCTGGTTGAGCAGTCGATCAAGCTGGCTGATGGTAATGCCTGGGCCCATCGAACGCTCGGTATTTATTACCTGAACCAGAAAGAGCCCCGTCGGGCCGTGGCCGCGTTTCGCCGGGCCGAACAACTTGATCCTTCGGTCGATGCGCTGTACTACTACATAGGTGTGGCGGAACTGGCGAATGGGCAGCGCGAAGCGGCCTGTGCGGCCTGGGCGCGCGGTGTGCAGGCTGGCGACCCGCAGGCTAAAGCCGAGCAGGCGGCACAGTGCGGCAAGTAA